The Streptomyces sp. NBC_00162 genome window below encodes:
- a CDS encoding lysine N(6)-hydroxylase/L-ornithine N(5)-oxygenase family protein translates to MTAQLDAPHDLVGIGIGPFNLSLAALAHGLPHQGAGELATAFYDQRRDFRWHPGLLIDGATLQVPFLADLVTLADPASPWSFLNYLKHKERLFPFYFAEQFHIQRAEYDAYCRWVAGRVPGLHFGHQVDAVRWNPERDLFEVDFTQLDPDGEAEALGRTYTRHLALGIGTAPYIPEPLRPLAEAPTVPVIHSADYLDNRQRILSAEHVTVIGSGQSGAEVFLDLLRARPAGRERLTWLARTPSFAPMEYSKLGLEHFTPDYTRYFHALTEPVRDKLVPAQWQLHKGIDADTIAAIHDELYRRTLHGGWPDTVLTPGVSVRTAGRVATTKVELHLEHVEQGTRSRLTTDAVVLATGYKERPLTSLLAGLDPYLRKDSSDRPRIDDRYRMITDPAVTGSIFVQNGERHTHGVGAPDLGLAAWRSAAILNTLTGKEPYPQPTRTAFTTFGLDQREHTRPQPAGELLPLVEHP, encoded by the coding sequence ATGACCGCCCAGCTCGATGCCCCCCACGACCTCGTCGGAATCGGCATCGGCCCCTTCAACCTGTCCCTCGCGGCCCTCGCCCACGGCCTGCCGCACCAAGGAGCAGGCGAACTCGCCACCGCCTTCTACGACCAGCGCCGCGACTTCCGCTGGCACCCCGGACTCCTCATCGACGGAGCCACCCTCCAAGTCCCCTTCCTCGCCGACCTGGTCACCCTCGCCGACCCGGCCAGCCCCTGGAGCTTCCTCAACTACCTCAAGCACAAGGAACGGCTCTTCCCCTTCTACTTCGCCGAGCAGTTCCACATCCAGCGCGCCGAATACGACGCCTACTGCCGCTGGGTCGCCGGCCGCGTCCCCGGACTCCACTTCGGCCACCAGGTCGACGCCGTCCGCTGGAACCCCGAACGCGACCTCTTCGAAGTCGACTTCACCCAACTCGACCCCGACGGCGAAGCCGAAGCCCTCGGCCGCACCTACACCCGCCACCTCGCCCTAGGCATCGGCACCGCCCCCTACATCCCCGAACCCCTGCGCCCCCTCGCCGAAGCCCCCACCGTCCCCGTCATCCACTCCGCCGACTACCTCGACAACCGCCAACGCATCCTCAGCGCCGAACACGTCACCGTCATCGGATCAGGCCAGTCCGGCGCCGAAGTCTTCCTCGACCTCCTGCGCGCCCGCCCCGCCGGCCGCGAACGCCTCACCTGGCTCGCCCGCACCCCCTCCTTCGCCCCCATGGAGTACTCCAAGCTCGGCCTCGAACACTTCACCCCCGACTACACCCGCTACTTCCACGCCCTGACCGAACCCGTCCGCGACAAGCTCGTCCCCGCCCAATGGCAACTCCACAAGGGCATCGACGCCGACACCATCGCCGCCATCCACGACGAGCTCTACCGCCGCACCCTCCACGGCGGCTGGCCCGACACCGTCCTCACCCCCGGAGTCAGCGTCCGCACCGCCGGCCGCGTCGCCACCACCAAAGTCGAACTCCACCTCGAACACGTCGAACAAGGCACCCGCTCCCGCCTCACCACCGACGCCGTCGTCCTCGCCACCGGCTACAAGGAACGACCCCTCACCAGCCTCCTCGCAGGCCTCGACCCCTACCTGCGCAAGGACTCCTCCGACCGCCCCCGCATCGACGACCGCTACCGGATGATCACCGACCCCGCCGTCACCGGCAGCATCTTCGTCCAGAACGGCGAACGCCACACCCACGGCGTCGGAGCCCCCGACCTCGGCCTCGCCGCCTGGCGCAGCGCCGCCATCCTCAACACCCTCACGGGCAAAGAGCCCTACCCCCAGCCCACACGAACCGCCTTCACCACCTTCGGCCTCGACCAGCGGGAGCACACCCGCCCCCAACCCGCAGGCGAACTGCTCCCGCTGGTCGAACACCCCTAG
- a CDS encoding bifunctional metallophosphatase/5'-nucleotidase, producing MAFDRRTFLGTTAATGAAVALAGATSTPAAAQEGVKGPGPRTYSFTVMGTTDLHGNVFNWDYFTDKEFDDKAHNDVGLAKISTLVDQVRAEKGRRNTLLIDAGDTIQGTQLSYYYAKVDPITARRGPVHPMAQAMNAIGYDAAALGNHEFNYGIPVLRKFEEQCDFPLLGANALDAKTLRPAFPPYSMHRLRTPCGRDVKVAVLGLTNPGIAIWDKANVQGKMTFPGLEEQAAKYVPKLRSMGADVVIVSAHSGSSGTSSYGDQLPYIENAAGLVAEQVPGIDAILVGHAHTEIPEYRVKNKATGKDVVLSEPLKWGQRLTLFDFELVWEKGRWSVAKVAAKVLNSNTVAEDPKIARLLSDEHRKVVAYVNQVIGTSTQAMSAAEGPVKDVAIIDLINHVQAETVRAALSGTQWAGLPVVSQASCFSRTAAIPAGQVTIRDAAGLYPFENTLEARLLTGAQVKDYLEYSARYYVRTAPGEVVDPAKLTNSEGTPDYNYDAVYGFTYDIDVAQPVGSRIVGLSFEGKPVDPAGQFVLAVNNYRASGGGNFPHVPQARQLWADSDEIRNTIIQWVKAKGTVDPAQFASVAWRLTREDVPVF from the coding sequence ATGGCGTTCGACCGCAGGACTTTTCTGGGGACCACGGCCGCGACGGGTGCGGCCGTGGCGTTGGCGGGGGCCACGAGCACCCCGGCCGCCGCGCAGGAGGGTGTGAAGGGACCGGGGCCGCGGACGTACTCGTTCACGGTGATGGGGACGACCGATCTGCACGGGAATGTCTTCAACTGGGACTATTTCACGGACAAGGAGTTCGACGACAAGGCGCACAACGACGTCGGTCTGGCGAAGATCTCGACGCTGGTGGACCAGGTGCGGGCGGAGAAGGGGCGGCGGAACACGCTGCTGATCGATGCGGGTGACACGATCCAGGGCACGCAGCTTTCGTACTACTACGCGAAGGTGGATCCGATCACGGCGCGCCGGGGTCCGGTGCATCCGATGGCGCAGGCGATGAACGCGATCGGCTATGACGCGGCGGCGCTGGGGAACCACGAGTTCAATTACGGGATTCCGGTGCTGCGGAAGTTCGAGGAGCAGTGTGATTTCCCGCTGTTGGGGGCGAACGCGCTGGATGCGAAGACGCTGCGGCCGGCGTTCCCGCCGTACAGCATGCACCGGCTGCGGACGCCTTGCGGGCGGGACGTGAAGGTGGCGGTGCTGGGGCTGACGAACCCGGGGATCGCGATCTGGGACAAGGCGAACGTGCAGGGCAAGATGACGTTCCCGGGGCTGGAGGAGCAGGCGGCGAAGTACGTGCCGAAGCTGCGTTCGATGGGCGCCGATGTGGTGATCGTGTCGGCGCATTCGGGGTCGAGCGGGACGTCCTCGTACGGGGACCAGCTGCCCTACATCGAGAACGCGGCAGGGCTGGTGGCGGAGCAGGTGCCGGGGATCGACGCGATCCTGGTGGGCCATGCGCACACGGAGATTCCCGAGTACCGGGTGAAGAACAAGGCGACCGGCAAGGACGTGGTGCTGTCGGAGCCGCTGAAGTGGGGGCAGCGGCTGACGCTGTTCGACTTCGAGCTGGTGTGGGAGAAGGGCCGCTGGTCGGTGGCGAAGGTCGCGGCGAAGGTGCTGAACTCCAACACGGTCGCGGAGGACCCGAAGATCGCGCGGTTGCTGTCGGACGAGCACCGCAAGGTCGTGGCGTATGTGAACCAGGTGATCGGTACCTCGACGCAGGCGATGTCTGCGGCGGAGGGTCCGGTCAAGGACGTGGCGATCATCGATTTGATCAACCATGTGCAGGCGGAGACGGTGCGGGCGGCTCTTTCCGGTACGCAGTGGGCGGGGCTTCCGGTGGTGTCGCAGGCTTCGTGCTTCTCGCGTACGGCGGCGATCCCGGCCGGGCAGGTGACGATCAGGGATGCGGCGGGCTTGTACCCGTTCGAGAACACGCTGGAGGCGCGGCTGCTCACGGGTGCGCAGGTGAAGGACTATCTGGAGTATTCGGCGCGGTATTACGTGCGGACGGCGCCGGGTGAGGTGGTGGATCCGGCGAAGCTGACGAACTCCGAGGGCACGCCGGACTACAACTACGACGCGGTGTACGGGTTCACGTACGACATCGATGTGGCGCAGCCGGTGGGTTCGCGGATCGTGGGGTTGTCGTTCGAGGGGAAGCCGGTGGATCCGGCGGGGCAGTTCGTGCTGGCGGTGAACAACTACCGGGCCTCGGGTGGCGGGAACTTCCCGCATGTTCCGCAGGCCAGGCAGTTGTGGGCGGATTCGGACGAGATCCGTAACACGATCATCCAGTGGGTGAAGGCGAAGGGGACGGTGGATCCGGCGCAGTTCGCTTCGGTGGCGTGGCGGTTGACTCGGGAGGATGTGCCGGTCTTCTAG
- a CDS encoding SIMPL domain-containing protein codes for MTQDASHQPYGTPEVPRVAVRGEARIEVDPEIARIGITVSARGTDRRTALEDLTSRNNAVLDLIKSYGDPVEKLETGSFSITPELTRHGRAERIRAYHGRVHITAELNDFTTLGELTTRLADLELTQVDGPWWALRPTSPAHGQARRQAVLEAVQRAREYAEALGARLAALVELADLGAENAAPFPSATGGGMRTMAFSAAEDAGAPPLDLEPQRQTVYAQVNARFTMTPPQL; via the coding sequence ATGACCCAGGACGCATCGCACCAGCCCTACGGAACACCCGAAGTACCCCGCGTCGCCGTCCGCGGCGAAGCCCGCATCGAAGTCGACCCCGAAATCGCCCGCATCGGCATCACCGTCAGCGCCCGCGGCACCGACCGACGCACCGCCCTCGAAGACCTCACCAGCCGCAACAACGCCGTCCTCGACCTCATCAAGAGCTACGGCGACCCCGTCGAAAAGCTCGAAACCGGCTCCTTCTCCATCACCCCCGAACTCACCCGCCACGGCCGCGCCGAACGCATCCGCGCCTACCACGGCCGCGTCCACATCACCGCCGAACTCAACGACTTCACCACCCTCGGCGAACTCACCACCCGCCTCGCCGACCTCGAACTCACCCAGGTCGACGGCCCCTGGTGGGCCCTGCGCCCCACCTCACCCGCCCACGGCCAAGCCCGCCGCCAAGCCGTACTCGAAGCCGTCCAACGCGCCCGCGAATACGCCGAAGCCCTCGGCGCCCGCCTCGCCGCCCTCGTCGAACTCGCCGACCTCGGAGCCGAGAACGCCGCCCCCTTCCCCTCCGCAACCGGCGGCGGAATGCGCACCATGGCCTTCAGCGCCGCCGAAGACGCCGGCGCCCCGCCCCTCGACCTCGAACCCCAGCGCCAGACCGTCTACGCCCAGGTGAACGCCCGCTTCACCATGACCCCGCCCCAGCTCTGA
- the pyk gene encoding pyruvate kinase → MRRAKIVCTLGPATDSYDQIKALVEAGMDIARLNLSHGTYAEHEERYQRVRKASDETGRSVGILADLQGPKIRLGRFREGPVLLERGDEFTITVEDHPGDRHTCGTTYKGLATDVTTGERILVDDGRVTLEVTAIDGPHVRTLVIEGGMVSDHKGLNLPGVAVSVPALSEKDIDDLRWALRTGADVIALSFVRSGHDIQDVHRIMDEEGRRLPVIAKIEKPQAVENIDDIVAAFDGIMVARGDLGVEMPLEQVPIVQKRAVKLAKRNAKPVIVATQMLDSMIDNSRPTRAEASDVANAVIDGTDAVMLSGETSVGKYPVETVRTMSRIVEAAEEDILAKGLPPLTERSKPRTQGGAVARAAAEMGDFLDAKFLVAFTQSGDTVRRLSRYRSPIPLLAFTPDPATRSQLNLTWGVETFLGPHVDSTDAMVAQVEEELLRIGRCVPGDTVVITAGSPPGVTGSTNLVRVHRIGDAVR, encoded by the coding sequence ATGCGCCGAGCGAAAATCGTATGTACCCTGGGCCCCGCCACCGACTCATACGACCAGATCAAAGCCCTGGTCGAAGCCGGAATGGACATCGCCCGCCTCAACCTCAGCCACGGCACCTACGCCGAACACGAGGAGCGCTACCAGCGCGTACGCAAAGCCTCCGACGAAACCGGCCGCAGCGTCGGCATCCTCGCCGACCTTCAAGGCCCGAAGATCCGCCTCGGCCGATTCCGCGAAGGCCCCGTACTCCTTGAACGCGGCGACGAGTTCACCATCACCGTCGAAGACCACCCAGGCGACCGCCACACCTGCGGCACCACCTACAAGGGACTCGCCACCGACGTCACCACCGGCGAACGCATCCTCGTCGACGACGGCCGCGTCACCCTCGAAGTCACCGCAATCGACGGCCCCCACGTCCGCACCCTCGTCATCGAAGGCGGCATGGTCTCCGACCACAAGGGACTCAACCTCCCCGGCGTCGCCGTCTCCGTCCCCGCCCTCTCCGAAAAAGACATCGACGACCTCCGCTGGGCCCTGCGCACCGGCGCCGACGTCATCGCCCTCTCCTTCGTCCGCAGCGGCCACGACATCCAAGACGTCCACCGCATCATGGACGAAGAAGGCCGACGCCTCCCCGTCATCGCCAAGATCGAAAAGCCCCAGGCAGTCGAAAACATCGACGACATCGTCGCCGCCTTCGACGGCATCATGGTCGCCCGCGGCGACCTCGGCGTCGAAATGCCCCTCGAACAAGTCCCCATCGTCCAAAAGCGCGCCGTCAAACTCGCCAAGCGCAACGCCAAGCCCGTCATCGTCGCCACCCAGATGCTCGACTCGATGATCGACAACTCCCGCCCCACCCGCGCCGAAGCCTCCGACGTCGCCAACGCCGTCATCGACGGCACCGACGCCGTCATGCTCTCCGGCGAAACCAGCGTCGGCAAATACCCCGTCGAAACCGTCCGCACCATGTCCCGCATCGTCGAAGCGGCAGAGGAAGACATCCTCGCCAAGGGCCTCCCGCCCCTCACCGAACGCAGCAAACCCCGCACCCAAGGCGGAGCCGTCGCCCGCGCAGCCGCCGAAATGGGCGACTTCCTCGACGCCAAATTCCTCGTCGCCTTCACCCAGAGCGGAGACACCGTCCGCCGACTCTCCCGCTACCGCTCACCCATCCCCCTCCTCGCCTTCACCCCCGACCCCGCAACCCGCTCCCAACTCAACCTCACCTGGGGCGTCGAAACCTTCCTCGGCCCCCACGTCGACTCAACCGACGCCATGGTCGCCCAAGTCGAAGAAGAACTCCTGCGCATCGGCCGCTGCGTCCCCGGCGACACCGTCGTCATCACCGCCGGCTCACCCCCCGGCGTCACCGGATCCACCAACCTCGTCCGCGTCCACCGCATCGGCGACGCAGTCCGCTGA
- a CDS encoding EF-hand domain-containing protein → MSEKARKLFDALDLNADGQLTRFEVINALRSKGPTLAAQGDLPFWAVGDVDASSALFDAADANGDAVLTFEEFAAVVDRRFGW, encoded by the coding sequence ATGAGTGAGAAGGCTCGCAAGCTGTTTGACGCGCTCGATCTGAACGCGGACGGTCAGCTGACCCGGTTCGAGGTGATCAATGCGCTGCGGTCGAAGGGGCCGACGCTTGCCGCCCAGGGTGATTTGCCGTTCTGGGCCGTGGGGGACGTGGATGCGTCGTCGGCTCTGTTCGATGCGGCTGATGCGAACGGGGATGCGGTGTTGACGTTCGAGGAGTTCGCCGCTGTGGTGGATCGGCGTTTCGGCTGGTAG
- a CDS encoding MarR family transcriptional regulator, with the protein MTIKDYPQDQLAAQPIGYWSREAATLVIGGLRAALAEENLTQPHWWTLNHIAGTPGTWTRAALTAKLAPFDDQNTDFETVYADLAARGWLTETDGAFTLTDEGEAGRLRAHARNAAVHERMREGIDDATYAATIDTLRRLVANLGGDGDLPV; encoded by the coding sequence ATGACGATCAAGGACTACCCCCAGGACCAACTCGCCGCCCAGCCCATCGGCTACTGGAGCCGCGAAGCCGCCACCCTCGTCATAGGCGGCCTCCGCGCCGCCCTCGCCGAGGAGAACCTCACCCAGCCCCACTGGTGGACCCTCAACCACATCGCCGGCACCCCCGGCACCTGGACCCGCGCCGCCCTCACCGCGAAGCTGGCCCCGTTCGACGACCAGAACACCGACTTCGAGACCGTGTACGCGGACCTCGCAGCCCGCGGCTGGCTCACCGAGACCGACGGCGCGTTCACCCTGACCGACGAGGGCGAGGCAGGCCGCCTCCGCGCCCACGCCCGCAACGCGGCGGTCCACGAGCGCATGCGGGAAGGCATCGACGACGCGACGTACGCCGCCACCATCGACACCCTCCGCCGCCTGGTCGCCAACCTGGGCGGGGACGGCGACCTCCCGGTCTAG
- a CDS encoding helix-turn-helix domain-containing protein, with translation MTNRTVAEHFGVPRGTVGWWRHQDRKHRGEPYDRPTDCPKCTGREFDERTYAYLLGLYLGDGHIISKCKQHHLSIYCDASWPGLIDAAEEAMHLVLPLPKVGRVRRQGCVEVKSYTRHWTCLFPQHGPGKKHERRIVLEDWQQEIVDAHPWEFIRGLIRSDGCRITNWTTRMVGGVKKRYEYPRYFFTNKSDDIRKLCTDTLTKVGVQWTILARGSDPFNVSIARKDSVALMDAHIGPKH, from the coding sequence GTGACCAACCGGACGGTGGCCGAACACTTCGGCGTCCCCCGGGGCACCGTGGGCTGGTGGCGGCACCAGGACCGTAAGCACCGGGGCGAACCGTACGATCGGCCGACCGACTGCCCGAAGTGCACGGGCCGGGAATTCGATGAGCGGACGTACGCCTATCTTCTAGGCCTTTACCTCGGCGACGGGCACATCATCTCGAAGTGCAAGCAGCACCACCTGTCCATCTACTGCGACGCGTCCTGGCCAGGGCTCATCGACGCCGCCGAGGAAGCAATGCACCTCGTCCTGCCCCTGCCCAAGGTAGGCCGCGTACGCAGACAGGGGTGCGTCGAGGTCAAGTCCTACACGCGCCACTGGACTTGCCTGTTCCCGCAGCACGGGCCCGGCAAGAAGCACGAGCGGCGGATCGTGCTCGAGGACTGGCAGCAGGAGATCGTCGACGCTCACCCGTGGGAGTTCATCCGGGGGCTGATCCGCTCCGACGGGTGTCGGATCACCAACTGGACCACCCGGATGGTCGGCGGGGTGAAGAAGCGCTACGAGTACCCCCGGTACTTCTTCACCAACAAGTCGGACGACATCCGGAAGCTCTGTACCGACACCCTCACCAAGGTCGGCGTCCAGTGGACGATCCTGGCCCGGGGCAGCGACCCGTTCAACGTCTCCATCGCGCGCAAGGACTCCGTGGCGCTGATGGACGCCCACATCGGGCCCAAGCACTAG
- a CDS encoding ANTAR domain-containing response regulator, protein MTASHESTPTPDADQSHVPPLTTRVVIAEDEALIRLDLKEMLEEEGYSVVGEAGDGQAAVELAREHRPDLVILDVKMPVLDGISAAEKIAEESIAPVLMLTAFSQRDLVERARDAGAMAYLVKPFSKSDVVPAIEMAVSRFAELKALEKEVADLSLRLETRKLVDRAKSILQTQYGLSEPAAFRWIQKTSMDRRMSMQQVAEAVIEDAEEKKQNAANG, encoded by the coding sequence GTGACCGCCTCGCACGAGTCGACGCCCACGCCCGACGCCGACCAGTCGCACGTTCCGCCGCTGACGACCCGCGTCGTCATCGCCGAGGACGAGGCGCTCATCCGTCTCGACCTGAAGGAGATGCTCGAGGAGGAGGGGTACTCCGTCGTCGGTGAGGCCGGGGACGGGCAGGCGGCCGTGGAGCTGGCCCGCGAGCACCGGCCGGACCTCGTCATCCTCGACGTGAAGATGCCGGTCCTGGACGGGATCTCCGCCGCCGAGAAGATCGCGGAGGAGTCCATCGCCCCCGTGCTGATGCTCACCGCGTTCTCGCAGCGCGACCTCGTCGAGCGGGCCCGTGACGCCGGTGCCATGGCGTACCTGGTGAAGCCGTTCAGCAAGAGCGACGTGGTGCCGGCCATCGAGATGGCCGTTTCCCGGTTCGCCGAGCTGAAGGCGCTGGAGAAGGAGGTCGCGGACCTCTCGCTCCGGCTGGAGACCCGCAAGCTCGTCGACCGGGCCAAGAGCATCCTGCAGACCCAGTACGGGCTCTCCGAGCCGGCCGCCTTCCGGTGGATCCAGAAGACCTCCATGGACCGTCGCATGTCCATGCAGCAGGTCGCCGAGGCGGTCATCGAGGACGCCGAGGAGAAGAAGCAGAACGCCGCCAACGGCTGA
- a CDS encoding GDSL-type esterase/lipase family protein, with amino-acid sequence MTSDVTEWITTPIEPLLRGAIEVERTEYGLLPHRMPARARKQHPAAQLATVEAQPSGVRLVFRTRATAIELDTMPTKIVFEGGQDSPDGVYDLVVDGGLAGQATVAGGHEFRFNMLTLKSSTHSGEPGTARFAGLSAGMKDVEIWLPHNERTELIALRTDAPVEVAPESGRRVWLHHGSSLSQGSNAESPSGTWPAVAAAAGGVELVNLGLGGNALLDPFTARAMRDTAADVISVKIGIALVNTDVMRLRAFAPAVHGFLDTIREGHPETPLLVISPVLCPMHEDTPGPTAPDPDGNVMRYRATGDEAEVAAGKLTLRVIRDELARITEQRAAEDPNLYYLDGLSLYGEKEFAELPLPDRLHPDAAGHRLIGERFAEQVFGAGGAFAAGV; translated from the coding sequence ATGACCTCTGACGTGACGGAATGGATCACCACGCCCATCGAGCCGCTGCTGCGCGGCGCCATCGAGGTGGAGCGCACCGAGTACGGCCTGCTGCCGCACCGGATGCCGGCCCGGGCGCGGAAGCAGCACCCGGCCGCGCAGTTGGCCACGGTGGAGGCGCAGCCGTCCGGTGTGCGGCTGGTGTTCCGTACCCGGGCGACCGCCATCGAGCTGGACACGATGCCGACGAAGATCGTGTTCGAGGGTGGTCAGGACAGCCCGGACGGGGTGTACGACCTGGTGGTGGACGGTGGGCTGGCGGGCCAGGCCACTGTGGCCGGTGGCCATGAGTTCCGTTTCAACATGCTGACCCTGAAATCCTCAACGCATTCCGGCGAGCCGGGTACGGCCCGGTTCGCCGGGTTGTCGGCGGGGATGAAGGACGTCGAGATCTGGCTGCCGCACAACGAGCGCACGGAGCTGATCGCTCTGCGTACGGATGCTCCGGTGGAGGTTGCGCCGGAGAGCGGCCGCCGGGTGTGGCTGCATCACGGCAGTTCGCTCAGTCAGGGTTCCAACGCGGAGAGCCCGTCGGGGACTTGGCCGGCGGTGGCGGCGGCTGCGGGCGGTGTGGAGCTGGTCAATCTGGGGCTGGGCGGCAATGCGCTTCTCGATCCGTTCACCGCGCGTGCGATGCGGGACACTGCGGCGGACGTGATCAGCGTCAAGATCGGCATCGCCCTCGTCAACACCGATGTGATGCGGCTGCGTGCCTTCGCCCCGGCCGTTCACGGGTTCTTGGACACGATCCGGGAGGGGCACCCTGAGACGCCGTTGCTGGTGATCTCTCCGGTGCTGTGTCCGATGCACGAGGACACGCCGGGTCCGACTGCGCCGGACCCCGACGGGAACGTGATGCGGTACCGGGCGACGGGTGACGAGGCGGAGGTCGCGGCCGGGAAGCTGACGCTGAGGGTGATCAGGGACGAGCTGGCCCGGATCACGGAGCAGCGGGCGGCCGAGGACCCGAACCTGTACTACTTGGACGGTCTTTCGCTGTACGGCGAGAAGGAGTTCGCCGAGCTTCCGTTGCCGGACCGGCTGCACCCGGATGCGGCGGGTCACCGTCTTATCGGTGAGCGTTTCGCGGAGCAGGTCTTCGGTGCCGGGGGTGCGTTCGCGGCGGGTGTCTGA
- a CDS encoding ABC transporter ATP-binding protein — translation MTALLKVDDLKVAYGKIEAVKGISFEVNEGEIVCLVGTNGAGKTTTLRTLSGLLKPTAGSITFDGKPLVGVPAHKIVSMKLAHSPEGRHIFPRLTIAENLQLGAFLRTDKDGIEKDIQRAYDLFPILGERRKQAAGTLSGGEQQMLAMGRALMCQPKLLMLDEPSMGLSPLMMQKIMATIAELKATGTTILLVEQNAQAALSLADTAHVMEIGKIVLSGTGQELLHNEDVRKAYLGED, via the coding sequence GTGACCGCACTGCTCAAGGTCGACGACCTCAAGGTCGCCTACGGCAAGATCGAAGCCGTCAAGGGCATCTCCTTCGAAGTCAACGAAGGCGAAATCGTCTGCCTCGTCGGCACCAACGGCGCCGGCAAGACCACCACCCTTCGCACCCTCTCCGGGCTCCTCAAGCCCACCGCGGGCAGCATCACCTTCGACGGCAAACCCCTCGTCGGCGTCCCCGCCCACAAGATCGTCTCCATGAAGCTGGCGCACTCCCCCGAGGGACGCCACATCTTCCCCCGGCTGACGATCGCCGAAAACCTCCAGCTCGGCGCGTTCCTGCGCACCGACAAGGACGGCATCGAGAAGGACATCCAGCGCGCCTACGACCTCTTCCCCATCCTGGGAGAGCGCCGCAAGCAGGCCGCCGGCACCCTCTCGGGCGGAGAGCAGCAGATGCTCGCCATGGGCCGCGCCCTCATGTGCCAGCCCAAGCTCCTCATGCTGGACGAGCCCTCCATGGGCCTCTCCCCGCTGATGATGCAGAAGATCATGGCCACGATCGCCGAACTCAAGGCGACAGGCACCACGATCCTCCTGGTCGAGCAGAACGCCCAGGCCGCCCTCTCGCTCGCCGACACGGCGCACGTGATGGAAATCGGCAAGATCGTGCTCTCCGGCACCGGCCAGGAACTCCTCCACAACGAGGACGTCCGCAAGGCCTACCTCGGCGAGGACTGA
- a CDS encoding ABC transporter ATP-binding protein, whose product MTTTTDTTTKTTVLEAKGVTMRFGGLTAVKGVDLQVNAGEIVGLIGPNGAGKTTFFNCLTGLYVPTEGSVSYKGTVLPPTPHKVTAAGVARTFQNIRLFHNMTVLENVLVGRHTRTKEGLWSAILRGPGFKKAEAASEARAMELLEFIGLQHKAGHLAKNLPYGEQRKLEIARALASDPGLILLDEPTAGMNPQETRAAEELIFAIRDMGIAVLVIEHDMRFIFNLCDRVACLVQGEKLIEGTAAEVQGDERVIAAYLGTPFEGAPGDEEIAEVEAAEAHAEAEAEAADSDAETDADADADADSTTSTTSTTSTEGEAK is encoded by the coding sequence ATGACGACCACCACGGACACCACCACCAAGACCACGGTTCTCGAAGCCAAGGGCGTCACCATGCGCTTCGGCGGCCTCACCGCCGTCAAGGGCGTCGACCTCCAGGTCAACGCGGGCGAGATCGTCGGACTCATCGGCCCCAACGGCGCCGGCAAGACCACCTTCTTCAACTGCCTCACCGGGCTGTACGTCCCCACCGAGGGAAGCGTCAGCTACAAGGGCACCGTCCTGCCGCCCACACCCCACAAGGTCACCGCAGCAGGCGTCGCCCGCACCTTCCAGAACATCCGGCTCTTCCACAACATGACCGTGCTGGAAAACGTCCTCGTCGGACGCCACACCCGCACCAAGGAAGGCCTCTGGTCCGCCATCCTGCGCGGCCCCGGCTTCAAGAAGGCCGAAGCCGCCAGCGAAGCGCGCGCCATGGAACTCCTCGAGTTCATCGGCCTCCAGCACAAGGCCGGCCACCTCGCGAAGAACCTCCCCTACGGCGAACAGCGCAAGCTCGAAATCGCCCGCGCCCTTGCCAGCGACCCCGGACTCATCCTCCTGGATGAGCCCACCGCCGGCATGAACCCGCAGGAAACCCGCGCCGCCGAAGAACTCATCTTCGCCATCCGCGACATGGGCATCGCCGTCCTCGTCATCGAGCACGACATGCGCTTCATCTTCAACCTCTGCGACCGCGTCGCCTGCCTCGTCCAGGGCGAGAAGCTCATCGAGGGCACTGCGGCAGAGGTCCAGGGCGACGAGCGCGTCATCGCCGCCTACCTCGGCACCCCCTTCGAGGGCGCGCCCGGCGACGAAGAAATCGCCGAGGTCGAAGCCGCCGAAGCCCACGCGGAAGCCGAAGCCGAAGCAGCGGACTCGGACGCCGAGACCGACGCGGACGCCGACGCCGACGCGGACAGCACCACCAGCACCACCAGCACCACCAGCACGGAAGGAGAGGCCAAGTGA